The genomic stretch TTCATCTGGTCCACGACGGCCGCCGCCTGCGCATACCACGCGTCGTAGGTGCCGGGGAAATTATTGTTGACCGTGCCGACGGGAATGGTGATGAGCATTCCCGGGCGGCGGCTGCGCAACTCCTGCAGCAGCGCCAGCAGGGGCGCCTTGTCGGCCTCCTCGATGGGCTCCCAGTCCACGTCGATGCCGTCGTAGCCCAGGTCGTCCATCGTCGCCAGCAGGTTGGTGACGAAGGTGGAGCGGTAGCTGGACGAGGCCGCGCCCACGAACTGCGCGTGGGTGCCCGCGCCGCCCAGCATCAGGATGGCCTTCTTGCCGGCCTGGTGCGCGCGCGTGCTCAGGGTGCGCGCCATGGCCGGGCCCTCGACGTCGTTGATGTCGAAGTGCGTCAGCACCCCGCCCGTGGACGTCGGCAGCACGCGGCCGACGATGATGTGGCTCATCAGCGAAAAGTCCACCTCCTCGGGCGGATACAGGCTGCGCTGATAGCCCACGTAGTAGCCCGACACCCAGCGCCCCGTGGACGGCGGCGGCGGCGTGGTCGTAGCCTGCGGCGTCACCGCGTTCGACGGCGCCGAGGCCGGCCCCGTGCCGACGGCGTTCGTCGCGGCGACGGTGAACGTGTACGTGGTTCCGTTCGTCAGCCCGGTGATGCTGGCCGTGGTCGCCGGAGCGGTGACGGTGAGCGTGGCGCCGCCGGGCTGCGCGGTCACGCGGTAGCTGCTGATGGGCTTGCCGCCGTTGCTGGCGGGCGCCGTCCAGGTGACGGTGGCGCGCGCGTCGCCGGCGCTGGCCTGCACGGACTG from Longimicrobium sp. encodes the following:
- a CDS encoding glycosyl hydrolase family 18 protein; translation: MTHSRYSSARRFTAALAFVLAAGCTDAGSELIAPAGGSAAKARATVPSAPQSVQASAGDARATVTWTAPASNGGKPISSYRVTAQPGGATLTVTAPATTASITGLTNGTTYTFTVAATNAVGTGPASAPSNAVTPQATTTPPPPSTGRWVSGYYVGYQRSLYPPEEVDFSLMSHIIVGRVLPTSTGGVLTHFDINDVEGPAMARTLSTRAHQAGKKAILMLGGAGTHAQFVGAASSSYRSTFVTNLLATMDDLGYDGIDVDWEPIEEADKAPLLALLQELRSRRPGMLITIPVGTVNNNFPGTYDAWYAQAAAVVDQMNVMSYSMSGPWPYWEVWHHSPLNDAATYRPVSISSTVQRYLGVGVPAAKLGIGMGFYGACWKNNYGPREQQNAGTALVAEDNVMSYANIMTHYYDASAYRWDAAAGAPYLTFSAPKGPQGCNYISYENEQSIAAKGEFARSQGLGGTIVWTIGQGHLPAAPAGSRDPLLAAAHQAFLAQ